In Anaerolineales bacterium, a genomic segment contains:
- a CDS encoding acetyl-CoA carboxylase biotin carboxylase subunit — translation MIHTIHTIRRLLIANRGEIAVRIIRACRERGIESVVVYADPDAGSIPVRLADHAVSLGGSSPAESYLQGERVIAAALSAGCDAVHPGFGFLSENADFAQRVRASGLIFVGPTAESIRAMGVKTAALERVRAAGVPTLPGFAGDSSSTTADFLRAAAGIGYPVLVKAAAGGGGKGMRIVHAEGDLPDALESAQREAGRAFGDARVFLEKYIEDARHIEIQLFADSAGNTVHLFERECSVQRRHQKIIEETPSPYLTPDLRSQMGEAAVNAARAIGYLNAGTVEFIVDARDGRFYFLEMNTRLQVEHPITELVTGIDLVHLQLRIAEGELLPFQQAEVMQRGHAIECRIYAEDPAQDFLPQTGTILRAVEPRAPGVRVDSGVGTGDEITIHYDPMIAKLIVHAETREAAIRRMDAALAEYVILGLTTNIPFLRDLLNHPVFLAGETTTNLIARHFNAWQPFSEPPPAEVIIAAALGEMFLGTAAAPTANAAVAEGDFYSPWVRTDGYRTGMGGAL, via the coding sequence ATGATCCACACAATCCATACCATACGTCGTTTGTTGATTGCCAATCGGGGCGAGATCGCCGTCCGCATCATCCGCGCCTGCCGTGAACGCGGGATTGAATCCGTCGTCGTTTATGCCGACCCTGACGCTGGATCGATCCCTGTCCGCCTTGCCGATCACGCCGTGAGTCTTGGCGGATCGTCGCCTGCTGAGTCGTATTTGCAAGGGGAGCGTGTCATTGCCGCCGCCCTTTCTGCGGGCTGCGATGCTGTCCATCCGGGCTTTGGCTTCCTCTCCGAAAATGCTGATTTCGCCCAACGTGTTCGTGCGTCGGGGCTGATCTTCGTCGGACCCACTGCCGAATCGATTCGGGCGATGGGTGTCAAAACCGCCGCATTAGAGCGCGTTCGGGCGGCGGGTGTGCCAACCCTCCCCGGTTTTGCCGGCGATTCATCCAGCACCACAGCCGATTTTTTGCGGGCAGCAGCGGGCATTGGCTACCCCGTCCTCGTCAAAGCGGCGGCGGGCGGCGGCGGCAAAGGGATGCGCATTGTCCACGCCGAAGGCGATCTTCCCGATGCCCTCGAATCGGCGCAGCGTGAGGCGGGACGTGCCTTTGGTGACGCTCGAGTTTTCCTCGAAAAATACATCGAGGATGCCCGCCATATTGAAATTCAACTTTTTGCCGATTCGGCGGGGAACACAGTGCATCTATTTGAACGCGAATGTTCCGTCCAACGCCGCCACCAGAAGATCATCGAAGAAACGCCCTCTCCCTACCTAACGCCCGATCTCCGCTCACAGATGGGCGAGGCGGCGGTGAATGCCGCCCGCGCCATTGGCTACCTGAACGCCGGAACGGTGGAATTCATCGTTGATGCCCGCGATGGTCGGTTTTATTTCTTGGAGATGAACACCCGCCTTCAGGTGGAACACCCTATCACCGAACTGGTCACCGGCATTGACCTCGTTCACCTGCAACTGCGCATTGCCGAGGGGGAGCTTCTCCCTTTCCAACAGGCGGAAGTGATGCAGCGCGGACATGCCATCGAGTGCCGTATCTACGCCGAAGACCCCGCCCAAGACTTCCTCCCCCAAACAGGGACGATCCTCCGCGCCGTTGAACCGCGTGCGCCGGGCGTGCGTGTCGATTCTGGCGTGGGGACGGGCGATGAAATCACTATCCACTACGACCCTATGATCGCCAAGCTGATTGTCCATGCCGAAACACGTGAAGCGGCGATTCGGCGGATGGATGCCGCCCTTGCCGAATATGTCATTTTGGGGCTGACAACGAATATCCCTTTCCTGCGTGACCTGTTGAACCATCCGGTGTTTCTCGCTGGCGAGACAACGACAAACCTGATCGCTCGGCATTTCAACGCATGGCAGCCGTTCAGCGAACCCCCTCCAGCAGAGGTGATTATTGCGGCGGCATTGGGAGAGATGTTCTTAGGGACGGCGGCGGCACCTACAGCGAACGCTGCCGTAGCCGAGGGCGATTTCTATTCCCCATGGGTGCGGACGGATGGCTATCGCACAGGGATGGGAGGGGCGCTGTGA
- a CDS encoding response regulator, which translates to MLPNVVLMDMVMPDMDGITVTRTIRAAHPEMHVVILTGSKEDELVQEVLQAGAMNNYLAAIHTVFIEPQVIRQFDPNGQSFANINTPDDLARVRQWLTP; encoded by the coding sequence TTGCTTCCTAATGTGGTGCTGATGGATATGGTCATGCCCGACATGGATGGCATCACGGTGACTCGCACCATCCGCGCCGCGCACCCAGAAATGCATGTCGTTATCTTGACAGGTTCAAAAGAAGATGAGCTTGTGCAAGAAGTGCTGCAAGCCGGAGCCATGAATAACTATCTCGCCGCGATCCACACTGTGTTCATCGAACCACAGGTAATCCGCCAGTTTGATCCTAATGGACAATCCTTTGCGAATATCAATACACCGGATGACTTGGCTCGTGTGCGCCAGTGGTTAACACCCTAG
- a CDS encoding sensor histidine kinase → MAEQEQSRKLAALEERQRLARDLHDSLTQTLFAASVIAEMLPHMWRRSPEQVPANLDELHQLTSSALMEMRELLVELRPVNNNTKVPQPNLAVMLNDLTLSVTKRSPLKIELDLKDCQCLLPETQMAFFRIAQEALNNVVKHASATQVWIQVSMEQDHLQLHIRDNGRGFKMDHLCEGHFGLNIMRERAEQIGAHFRMKSMPGQGTHMTVIRSCEGTPLS, encoded by the coding sequence TTGGCAGAACAAGAACAGTCCCGCAAATTAGCGGCACTCGAAGAACGCCAGCGGCTTGCCCGCGATTTACATGATTCCTTGACTCAAACTTTGTTCGCCGCCAGCGTGATCGCCGAGATGCTACCGCACATGTGGCGTCGTTCGCCCGAACAAGTTCCTGCCAATCTTGATGAATTACACCAATTAACGAGCAGTGCTTTGATGGAAATGCGCGAACTGTTGGTTGAACTGCGACCCGTCAATAACAACACCAAAGTTCCTCAGCCTAATCTTGCTGTAATGTTAAACGACCTCACCCTGTCGGTCACGAAGCGTTCACCCCTCAAAATTGAGCTTGACCTTAAAGACTGCCAGTGCCTTTTGCCTGAGACGCAAATGGCATTCTTCCGCATTGCCCAAGAAGCGCTCAACAACGTTGTGAAGCACGCTTCCGCCACCCAAGTCTGGATTCAGGTGTCTATGGAGCAAGACCACCTACAACTGCATATCCGTGACAACGGGCGCGGTTTCAAAATGGATCATCTGTGCGAGGGTCATTTTGGGTTGAATATCATGCGCGAACGAGCCGAGCAGATCGGCGCACATTTCCGCATGAAAAGTATGCCCGGTCAAGGCACCCACATGACCGTGATTCGCTCATGCGAAGGCACGCCGTTATCGTAG
- the glmS gene encoding glutamine--fructose-6-phosphate transaminase (isomerizing) translates to MCGIVGYIGQRDAAGVILGGLKRLEYRGYDSAGVAVFKDGTITLRRDVGKLENLERQLAANPLIGATGIGHTRWATHGQPNERNAHPHISMDGQFVVVHNGIVENYLDLREDLRKRGVVFASETDTEVIVHLVAEFARAGHDLTEATRLTCQHLRGAHAIVVMSAAQPDRLVAVRIGNAGGVVLGLGEAEMFIASDIPAILEYTRQLIFLESRQMATVTATGCNVQTLESVPVDAEIHDIAWDPISAARGEYRHFMQKEIFEQGRSLTDTIRGRIDFDSGCVSLPELPLSAEDAGRLKRLVTVACGTSAYAGLVGKFIIEQLARLPVEVDYGSEYRYRDPILDPDCAVLAITQSGETVDTLAAMEEARAKGARLWSIVNAIGSQAMRQSDGYIAMHAGPEIGVASTKAFTASVVDQYLLGLYLGQLRGTITAEDARAHTAELAKLPDLVGKILDRAPEVEALAKKLFHYTDFLYLGRGINYPIALEGALKLKEISYIHAEGYPAGEMKHGPIALIDEDMPVLAIALKDAVYEKMISQIEQAKARRGVVIAIATEGDQFIATKADHVLYVPEVSPLLSPLLSVIPLQLLAYYIAVERGCDVDQPRNLAKSVTVE, encoded by the coding sequence ATGTGTGGGATTGTCGGCTACATCGGGCAGCGTGACGCAGCGGGCGTGATCCTCGGCGGTTTGAAACGCCTTGAATATCGTGGCTATGACTCAGCGGGCGTTGCCGTGTTCAAAGATGGGACGATCACCCTCCGGCGGGATGTCGGAAAATTGGAAAATCTAGAGCGTCAACTAGCAGCGAACCCCTTGATAGGGGCAACGGGCATTGGTCACACACGATGGGCAACGCATGGGCAGCCCAACGAACGGAACGCCCACCCTCATATCAGCATGGATGGGCAGTTTGTTGTCGTCCACAACGGGATTGTCGAAAACTATCTTGACCTGCGCGAAGACCTCAGAAAACGCGGGGTTGTCTTTGCTTCCGAAACGGATACGGAGGTGATTGTTCACCTCGTCGCTGAGTTTGCCCGCGCCGGTCATGATCTGACCGAGGCAACGCGCCTAACCTGCCAACACCTGCGCGGCGCTCATGCCATTGTCGTCATGAGCGCCGCGCAGCCGGATCGCCTCGTCGCTGTGCGCATTGGAAACGCTGGGGGGGTGGTCTTGGGTCTGGGCGAGGCGGAGATGTTCATCGCCTCGGATATTCCGGCTATTTTGGAATACACGCGGCAGCTTATTTTCCTTGAATCGCGGCAGATGGCAACCGTCACGGCGACGGGCTGCAACGTCCAAACGCTGGAGAGTGTCCCTGTGGATGCCGAGATTCACGATATTGCCTGGGACCCGATCAGCGCGGCACGAGGCGAATATCGCCATTTTATGCAGAAGGAAATCTTTGAGCAAGGGCGCTCATTGACGGACACCATCCGCGGACGGATTGACTTTGACTCTGGCTGTGTCTCGCTGCCAGAACTACCGCTGAGCGCAGAGGACGCGGGGCGGCTCAAACGGCTGGTCACCGTCGCCTGCGGGACAAGCGCCTATGCCGGTTTGGTAGGAAAGTTCATCATCGAACAGCTTGCCCGCCTGCCTGTGGAGGTGGATTACGGGAGCGAATACCGCTACCGTGACCCGATTCTTGATCCTGATTGCGCTGTCCTTGCCATTACCCAAAGTGGCGAGACGGTGGACACCCTTGCCGCGATGGAGGAAGCGCGGGCGAAAGGGGCGCGGTTGTGGAGCATCGTGAATGCCATTGGCAGCCAAGCGATGCGCCAATCGGATGGCTATATTGCCATGCACGCCGGACCGGAAATCGGCGTCGCCTCTACAAAGGCATTCACCGCCAGCGTTGTTGATCAATACCTGTTGGGGTTGTATCTAGGGCAGCTTCGGGGGACGATCACGGCGGAAGACGCCCGCGCTCACACCGCCGAACTTGCCAAACTGCCCGACCTTGTGGGGAAAATCTTGGATCGAGCGCCTGAAGTGGAGGCGCTGGCGAAAAAGCTGTTCCACTACACCGATTTTCTATACTTGGGACGGGGAATCAACTACCCGATTGCCCTTGAGGGGGCGCTCAAACTGAAGGAGATCAGCTATATCCACGCCGAGGGGTATCCGGCGGGTGAGATGAAACACGGACCCATCGCCCTCATTGATGAGGACATGCCCGTTTTGGCAATCGCCCTAAAAGACGCCGTGTACGAGAAAATGATCAGCCAGATTGAGCAAGCGAAGGCACGGCGCGGGGTGGTGATTGCCATTGCCACAGAGGGCGATCAGTTCATTGCGACAAAGGCGGATCATGTGTTGTATGTGCCGGAGGTCTCCCCGCTGCTTTCGCCGCTGCTGAGCGTGATCCCACTCCAACTACTGGCGTACTACATTGCGGTGGAACGCGGCTGTGATGTTGACCAACCGCGCAACCTAGCAAAATCCGTCACGGTGGAGTGA
- a CDS encoding GAF domain-containing protein, whose protein sequence is MAFEMPLVRTVTRTLSSVINWKDRALYLEQRIAQLEHCQQMHHAVTQIIARSSNLDNAISRIIQALCEMIGWDFGAVWHLNRETNWLFCEASWHTPAYAFPAFTPSCLDVTFAPGTGLPGQVWASGKPMWIKDVVIESSFLRGSLAERDGLHAGLGIPIHTEGEVIGVMTFFSRHIENTDRDLLRMLDTIGS, encoded by the coding sequence ATGGCATTTGAGATGCCTTTGGTTCGGACAGTAACGCGCACCCTAAGCAGCGTCATTAACTGGAAAGATCGCGCTCTATACCTTGAACAGCGCATTGCGCAGCTTGAACACTGTCAACAAATGCACCATGCTGTAACCCAGATTATTGCACGTTCAAGCAATCTCGATAACGCTATCTCTCGTATAATCCAAGCATTGTGTGAAATGATTGGGTGGGATTTTGGTGCAGTGTGGCACCTTAACCGTGAAACAAATTGGTTGTTTTGCGAGGCGAGTTGGCACACGCCCGCCTATGCTTTCCCTGCGTTTACCCCTAGCTGCCTTGATGTAACGTTTGCGCCGGGGACGGGCTTACCCGGTCAAGTGTGGGCTAGTGGCAAACCAATGTGGATCAAGGATGTTGTCATTGAGAGCAGCTTTCTGCGCGGATCGCTGGCTGAACGTGACGGCTTACACGCCGGACTCGGTATTCCGATCCATACAGAAGGCGAAGTTATCGGCGTAATGACCTTCTTTAGCCGTCATATCGAAAATACGGATCGCGATCTTTTGCGTATGCTGGATACAATTGGCAGCTAA
- a CDS encoding biotin/lipoyl-binding protein, with protein MSEFRYQSGVRTKIERRADGVYDITVNGVTYRVEDVRAEEGRLLFRVDGVWQTAHYAQEGAARHVAWRGGTHTLIKAESQRQRRSGAREGGGSLSASMHSQVISVLVTVGDAVVRGQPLVVLEAMKMEMRITAPVDGVVTMVSCAPGQIVEKGQVLVAVE; from the coding sequence GTGAGCGAGTTTCGTTACCAATCCGGGGTGCGTACCAAGATCGAACGGCGGGCGGATGGGGTATACGACATTACCGTGAATGGGGTCACCTATCGCGTAGAGGACGTTCGCGCCGAGGAAGGGCGGCTGCTTTTTCGTGTCGATGGCGTATGGCAAACGGCGCATTATGCTCAAGAGGGTGCGGCGCGGCATGTGGCATGGCGCGGGGGGACGCATACCCTGATAAAGGCAGAAAGCCAACGGCAGCGACGTTCCGGCGCGAGAGAGGGCGGTGGTAGCCTGAGCGCCTCCATGCATAGTCAAGTGATCAGCGTTTTGGTGACAGTGGGCGATGCCGTTGTCAGAGGGCAGCCCCTCGTCGTCTTGGAGGCAATGAAGATGGAGATGCGCATCACCGCGCCAGTGGATGGGGTGGTGACGATGGTCAGTTGTGCGCCGGGTCAGATTGTAGAGAAGGGGCAGGTGTTGGTGGCGGTGGAGTGA